A part of Capsicum annuum cultivar UCD-10X-F1 chromosome 6, UCD10Xv1.1, whole genome shotgun sequence genomic DNA contains:
- the LOC107855099 gene encoding nitrogen regulatory protein P-II homolog encodes MAMAMASASLSNSNFSFHPSSQFPHFTSSSCSITTHFLLPPKFFPSLKHFHNPSSFPIIRAQFSPDFVPEAKFYKVEAILRPWRIQQVSKALLKMGIRGVTVSDVRGFGAQGGLTERQAGSEFSEDNFVAKVKMEIVVSKDQVEGVIAKIIEEARTGEIGDGKIFLTPIADVIRVRTGERGEKAERMMGGHADMTSTASVST; translated from the exons ATGGCAATGGCAATGGCTTCAGCTTCACTTTCCAATTCCAATTTCTCCTTTCACCCCTCCTCACAATTCCCTCATTtcacttcttcttcttgttcCATTACTACCCACTTTCTTCTTCCTCCCAAATTCTTCCCTTCCCTCAAACACTTTCATAATCCTTCTTCTTTCCCCATTATCAGAGCCCAATTCTCTCCAG aTTTTGTTCCTGAGGCCAAGTTTTACAAAGTTGAAGCTATTCTAAG GCCTTGGAGAATTCAACAGGTTTCTAAG GCACTACTGAAAATGGGCATTCGTGGTGTCACTGTCTCGGATGTTCGTGGTTTTGGCGCCCAAGGTGGCCTGACCGAGAGGCAAGCTG GCTCTGAATTCTCCGAAGACAATTTCGTAGCAAAAGTTAAAATGGAGATTGTTGTCAGCAAAGACCAG GTTGAAGGAGTCATTGCCAAGATAATTGAAGAGGCAAGAACTGGTGAAATTGGTGATGGAAAGATCTTCT tGACTCCTATCGCGGATGTGATAAGAGTTCGCACTG GAGAACGCGGAGAAAAGGCAGAGAGGATGATGGGAGGGCACGCTGACATGACCTCCACCGCATCAGTATCAACTTGA
- the LOC107855098 gene encoding transcription factor MYB108 — translation MEASMEMKKGPWSSDEDSKLIHSISLLGQGRWDSLARFAGLKRSGKSCRLRWLNYLRPNLRRGKITPQEQLLIILLHFRFGNRWSKIAENLPGRSDNDVKNYWRTKVQKHAKELHCDVNNSHQFRHFLLYQWLPSLLAQQISPTTPPSSPNNMMTCPNADFISSPEDNNTSYNIWNNLSSFEDEINISHDYSIPTDDEYYCHNYWPTTPSQVLLPDEMLCLDDDMDLWLFP, via the exons ATGGAAGCATCAATGGAGATGAAGAAAGGGCCATGGAGTTCAGATGAAGACTCTAAACTCATCCATTCCATCTCCTTACTTGGCCAAGGACGTTGGGATTCTCTCGCTCGCTTTGCTG GGTTGAAGCGTAGCGGTAAGAGTTGTCGATTGAGATGGTTGAATTATTTGAGACCAAATTTACGACGGGGAAAAATAACTCCTCAAGAACAACTCCTTATTATACTCCTTCACTTTCGCTTTGGAAATCG ATGGTCAAAGATAGCGGAGAACTTGCCAGGAAGAAGTGATAACGATGTAAAAAATTACTGGAGAACCAAAGTGCAAAAACATGCGAAAGAGCTTCATTGCGACGTAAATAATAGCCACCAATTTCGACACTTTCTTCTCTATCAATGGCTTCCATCTCTGCTGGCTCAACAAATATCGCCTACTACGCCACCTTCTTCTCCTAACAACATGATGACATGTCCAAACGCTGATTTCATCTCATCACCAGAAGATAATAATACGAGTTATAATATTTGGAACAACTTGTCtagttttgaagatgaaattaatatttctcatgattattcaatcCCTACTGATGATGAGTACTACTGTCACAATTATTGGCCAACTACACCATCACAAGTACTATTACCAGATGAAATGCTATGTTTGGATGATGATATGGACCTCTGGCTCTTTCCTTAG
- the LOC107855087 gene encoding pentatricopeptide repeat-containing protein At4g02750, with the protein MPTPWAFTLSRQISAVSPVYLNKTINSFVSNGKLQEARKLFDQSPHLTNIVSWNSLIKGYFKNKNIQHAEYLFDKMPQRDVVSWNTMLSGYRNANNPDKVYRCFLDMNRCGDVRSNELTFSVAISSFLNLDFKHLIPQLHGLVICLGLSLNVYVGSALMRGYVDLDDYVGLVRVFDEILDKDVTPWNVLILGYMKFGCTSEAQRAFDMMPRRSFFTWSTLINGYIENKKVNEARVVFDKMCEKDVVSWTAMIRGYVKDGDFMKGLELFKLMSNSGARPNHFTFSTVLDACAGYSAVLVGNQVHACILKSGFPLDVVLLTSLVDMYAKCGDIEVAFCIFESITVRNLVAWNSIIGGYARHGLAERAMQEFERMLKSGIRPDEITFINLVYACGHGGLVEEGERIFNSMVTEYGLKAEMEHYACMVDLYGRAGQLEKAEKLIDGMPFKPDVVVWGALLGACGLHSCLELGEIAANGIYTLEHAHPAVYSVLSKIYGDKGVRGDITGLDKLMKKWRATKQKASSWIESPSSIN; encoded by the coding sequence ATGCCCACGCCGTGGGCCTTCACCCTTTCCCGCCAAATTtctgccgtttcgcccgtttatttAAACAAAACCATCAACAGTTTTGTCTCAAATGGTAAACTCCAAGAAGCCCGCAAGCTGTTCGATCAAAGTCCCCACTTAACAAACATCGTATCATGGAACTCCCTCATAAAAGGTTACTTTAAAAACAAGAACATCCAACATGCAGAGTACCTGTTCGACAAAATGCCTCAACGAGATGTCGTTTCTTGGAACACCATGCTCTCCGGTTATCGCAACGCTAACAATCCGGATAAAGTATACAGATGCTTTTTAGATATGAACAGATGTGGAGATGTAAGATCCAATGAGCTCACTTTTTCGGTAGCGATTAGCTcattcttgaatcttgatttcaAGCATTTGATCCCTCAGCTTCATGGACTTGTGATTTGTTTAGGGTTAAGTCTTAATGTATATGTAGGATCAGCATTGATGAGGGGTTATGTTGATTTGGATGATTATGTAGGTCTAGTTAGAGTTTTCGATGAGATTTTGGACAAAGATGTTACGCCGTGGAATGTGTTGATTTTGGGTTACATGAAGTTCGGGTGCACGAGTGAGGCTCAGAGGGCGTTTGATATGATGCCGAGGAGGAGTTTTTTTACGTGGAGTACTTTGATCAATGGGTATATTGAGAATAAGAAGGTTAATGAAGCGCGGGTAGTTTTTGATAAGATGTGTGAGAAAGATGTGGTTTCTTGGACAGCGATGATAAGAGGTTATGTGAAAGATGGAGACTTTATGAAGGGTTTGGAATTGTTTAAGTTGATGTCGAACTCGGGTGCTCGTCCTAATCATTTTACGTTCTCAACTGTTTTAGATGCGTGTGCAGGCTACTCTGCTGTTCTCGTGGGTAATCAAGTTCACGCGTGCATCTTGAAGTCTGGTTTCCCTCTTGATGTCGTCTTGTTGACCTCCCTTGTTGATATGTACGCTAAATGTGGTGACATTGAAGTTGCTTTCTGCATTTTTGAGTCGATAACTGTAAGGAATTTGGTAGCTTGGAATTCGATCATTGGAGGTTATGCAAGACACGGGCTTGCAGAGAGGGCAATGCAGGAGTTCGAGAGGATGCTGAAGAGTGGTATAAGGCCCGATGAAATTACCTTTATTAATTTGGTATATGCGTGTGGTCATGGTGGACTAGTCGAGGAAGGTGAGAGAATTTTCAATTCTATGGTAACAGAATACGGATTGAAAGCAGAGATGGAACATTACGCGTGTATGGTGGACTTGTATGGAAGGGCCGGTCAGCTTGAGAAAGCAGAAAAATTAATCGATGGGATGCCTTTTAAGCCTGATGTGGTGGTGTGGGGGGCATTGCTGGGAGCCTGTGGCTTGCACTCATGTCTAGAGCTCGGAGAGATTGCAGCGAACGGAATCTACACATTGGAGCACGCCCATCCTGCAGTATACTCGGTGCTTTCCAAAATCTATGGCGACAAAGGAGTGCGCGGTGACATAACTGGTTTGGATAAGTTGATGAAGAAATGGCGCGCTACAAAGCAGAAGGCTAGTAGTTGGATCGAATCTCCTTCTTCCATAAACTGA
- the LOC107855100 gene encoding transcription factor UPBEAT1 isoform X2: MGKCDFSDSDPLLGGQRCIRRQRVRTYSIRHVKGKRCKSVLMKRRVRVEGSRRSENAIGRKVRVLKKLIPNCKDSGMEGIFRETADYILALEMRVKVMQVMVNVLSSSSMKFMI, from the exons atg GGAAAGTGCGATTTTAGCGATAGCGATCCCCTTTTAGGAGGCCAACGCTGTATAAGGAGACAAAGGGTCAGGACGTATAGCATAAGGCACGTCAAAGGCAAGCGGTGTAAAAGCGTTTTAATGAAGAGAAGGGTACGCGTTGAAGGTTCTAGAAGGTCCGAGAATGCGATTGGAAGGAAGGTTAGGGTACTTAAGAAGTTGATTCCAAACTGTAAGGATTCAGGCATGGAAGGGATTTTCAGAGAGACAGCTGATTACATTTTGGCTTTGGAAATGAGAGTTAAGGTTATGCAAGTTATGGTTAATGTGTTGTCATCTTCTagcatgaaatttatgatataa
- the LOC107855100 gene encoding transcription factor UPBEAT1 isoform X1 — translation MVRLRTIHSYGGAFPRTLCMAGKCDFSDSDPLLGGQRCIRRQRVRTYSIRHVKGKRCKSVLMKRRVRVEGSRRSENAIGRKVRVLKKLIPNCKDSGMEGIFRETADYILALEMRVKVMQVMVNVLSSSSMKFMI, via the exons atggtaagactgcgtacaatacactctTATGGTGGGGCCTTTCCCCGGACACTGTGCATGGCG GGAAAGTGCGATTTTAGCGATAGCGATCCCCTTTTAGGAGGCCAACGCTGTATAAGGAGACAAAGGGTCAGGACGTATAGCATAAGGCACGTCAAAGGCAAGCGGTGTAAAAGCGTTTTAATGAAGAGAAGGGTACGCGTTGAAGGTTCTAGAAGGTCCGAGAATGCGATTGGAAGGAAGGTTAGGGTACTTAAGAAGTTGATTCCAAACTGTAAGGATTCAGGCATGGAAGGGATTTTCAGAGAGACAGCTGATTACATTTTGGCTTTGGAAATGAGAGTTAAGGTTATGCAAGTTATGGTTAATGTGTTGTCATCTTCTagcatgaaatttatgatataa
- the LOC107855097 gene encoding pentatricopeptide repeat-containing protein GUN1, chloroplastic — MASSTPPPHCALTTSTKPYTHPPLPHTPHPHPRHRQWSSQKVSLNRPPPPSPFDPIRSSRSDFTSDFSGRRSTRFVSKLHFRTPKLNNNAKHSSFAQAALQELVNGNDKNDVLLDEVLVNYGGKFNGADDYTFLIRELGNRGGWEAAMRCFEFAVGRERRRNEQGKLASSMISILGRSGKVDLAEKVFDSAVKDGYGSTVYAYSALISAYAKSGYSSEAIRVFETMKGSGLKPNLVTYNALIDACGKGGADFKKAYEMFEEMLRNGIQPDRITFNSLLAVCSGAGLWENARGLFNEMIYRGIDQDIYTYNTYLDAACNGGQIDVAFDIMSEMHAKSILPNQVTYSTVIRGCAKAGRLDRALSLFNEMKCAGITLDRVSYNTLLAIYASLGRFEEALNVSKEMESMGIKKDVVTYNALLDGFGKQGMYAKVKQLFVEMKAENLSPNLLTYSTLISVYLKGGLYHDAVEVYKEFKKQGLKADVVFYSKLIDALCKKGLVGYSSLLLNEMTKEGIQPNVVTYNSIINAFGESASNECGSDNVAQIVSASSRSKWEYTEEDSIIKIFEQLAAQKSASGKKTNAERQDLLCILGVFHKMHELQIKPNVVTFSAILNACSRCSSFNEASLLLEELRLFDNQVYGVAHGLLMGQREGVWAQALSLFNEVKQMDSSTASAFYNALTDMLWHFNQKQGAQLVVLEGKRSEVWENTWSTSCLDLHLMSSGAACAMVHAWLLSIRSIVYEGHELPKMLSILTGWGKHSKVTGDGALKRSIEGLLTSIGAPFQVAKCNIGRFISTGAVVAAWLRESGTLEVLVLQDDRSHLSAATRFGQISNLQALTL, encoded by the exons ATGGCTTCCTCTACACCCCCACCCCACTGTGCACTCACTACTTCTACTAAACCTTATACCCACCCCCCTTTACCCCACACCCCACACCCCCACCCTCGTCACCGTCAATGGTCCTCTCAAAAGGTATCCTTAAACCGACCCCCTCCTCCTTCCCCGTTTGACCCGATTCGTTCTTCAAGATCCGATTTCACTTCCGACTTCTCGGGTCGACGCTCGACCCGATTCGTTTCCAAGTTGCATTTCCGAACACCCAAACTCAACAACAATGCCAAACACTCTTCATTTGCTCAGGCAGCTCTACAAGAGCTCGTTAACGGTAACGACAAAAACGACGTCCTTTTGGATGAGGTGTTGGTGAATTATGGGGGTAAGTTCAATGGGGCTGATGATTATACGTTCTTGATAAGAGAGCTAGGGAATAGAGGTGGATGGGAAGCTGCTATGCGATGTTTTGAGTTTGCTGTAGGGAGAGAAAGGAGGAGGAATGAACAAGGGAAGCTAGCGAGTTCGATGATTAGTATACTTGGGAGATCAGGGAAGGTTGATTTAGCTGAGAAGGTGTTTGATAGTGCAGTGAAGGATGGCTATGGTAGTACGGTCTACGCGTACTCCGCGTTGATCAGCGCATACGCGAAGAGCGGGTATAGCAGCGAGGCGATTAGGGTGTTTGAAACGATGAAAGGTTCGGGCTTGAAGCCGAATTTAGTGACTTATAATGCGTTGATTGATGCTTGTGGGAAAGGGGGAGCGGATTTTAAGAAGGCGTATGAGATGTTCGAGGAAATGTTGAGGAATGGGATACAACCGGATAGGATAACGTTTAATTCGTTGCTTGCTGTTTGTAGTGGTGCTGGATTGTGGGAGAATGCGAGGGGTTTGTTTAACGAGATGATTTATAGAGGAATTGATCAGGATATATATACGTATAATACGTATTTGGATGCAGCGTGTAATGGGGGTCAGATAGATGTTGCTTTCGATATCATGTCTGAGATGCACGCTAAGAGTATTTTGCCTAACCAGGTAACGTATAGTACTGTGATTCGCGGGTGTGCAAAGGCGGGGAGGTTAGACAGAGCGTTGAGTTTGTTTAATGAGATGAAGTGTGCGGGGATAACGTTGGACAGGGTTTCGTATAATACTTTACTCGCTATATATGCAAGCTTGGGAAGATTTGAGGAGGCTCTTAACGTTAGCAAGGAGATGGAGAGTATGGGAATTAAGAAAGATGTTGTTACTTACAATGCTCTTCTCGATGGGTTTGGCAAACAGGGAATGTATGCAAAGGTTAAGCAGTTGTTTGTGGAGATGAAAGCGGAAAACCTTTCGCCCAACTTACTGACGTACTCCACGCTGATCAGCGTGTACTTGAAAGGAGGTCTGTATCACGACGCGGTAGAGGTGTATAAGGAGTTCAAGAAGCAAGGTTTGAAGGCAGATGTTGTTTTCTATAGCAAGCTTATTGATGCCTTATGTAAAAAAGGCCTCGTGGGGTATTCTTCGTTGTTGCTTAATGAGATGACGAAGGAAGGGATACAACCAAATGTTGTTACATACAACTCGATAATCAATGCTTTTGGTGAATCAGCAAGCAACGAATGTGGATCAGACAATGTCGCGCAGATTGTATCCGCGAGTTCTCGGagtaagtgggaatacactgaagaGGATAGTATCATTAAGATTTTTGAGCAATTGGCTGCTCAAAAGTCGGCTAGTGGGAAGAAAACTAATGCCGAAAGACAGGACTTGCTCTGTATTCTGGGTGTCTTCCATAAGATGCATGAATTGCAAATAAAGCCTAATGTTGTCACGTTTTCAGCAATCCTGAATGCTTGCAG CCGATGCAGTTCATTCAATGAAGCTTCACTCTTACTCGAAGAACTTCGTCTATTTGATAATCAAGTTTATGGGGTGGCTCATGGACTTCTCATGGGTCAGCGGGAAGGTGTATGGGCACAAGCTTTATCTCTTTTCAATGAAGTGAAGCAGATGGACTCTTCAACTGCATCTGCCTTTTACAATGCTTTGACTGACATGCTGTGGCATTTTAACCAG AAACAAGGTGCTCAATTGGTTGTACTTGAAGGTAAACGTTCGGAAGTATGGGAAAATACATGGTCCACTTCTTGCTTGGATTTGCATTTGATGTCTTCAGGGGCTGCATGTGCAATGGTCCATGCATGGTTGCTTAGTATAAGGTCTATTGTGTATGAAGGCCATGAGCTGCCAAAGATGTTGAG CATTTTGACTGGCTGGGGCAAGCACAGCAAAGTAACAGGTGATGGCGCCCTGAAACGATCCATTGAAGGCCTGCTCACCAGCATAGGTGCACCATTCCAGGTAGCAAAGTGCAACATCGGGAGGTTCATATCGACTGGAGCTGTGGTAGCTGCCTGGTTGAGAGAATCAGGCACACTTGAAGTGCTTGTTCTTCAAGACGATAGAAGTCACTTGAGTGCCGCCACAAGGTTTGGTCAAATTTCTAATTTACAGGCACTAACATTGTAG